One part of the Aricia agestis chromosome Z, ilAriAges1.1, whole genome shotgun sequence genome encodes these proteins:
- the LOC121739290 gene encoding prolactin-releasing peptide receptor-like has translation MHLNNTFVGGVLILKTFTGESVEVIDEPKSNRTTDIIDVKYVQIAFCFLYTIIFVLGVFGNVLVCFVVFRNRAMQTVTNLFITNLALSDILLCVFAVPLTPMYTFLGRWVFGRLLCHLMPYAQGTSVYISTLTLTSIAIDRFFVIIYPFHPRMKLNTCILIIIFIWVFSLVVTCPYGLFMGIQITNNKTYCEESWPSDKSRKIFGVCTTVLQFLIPFLVIAVCYTCVSIRLNDRARTKPGAKNSRREEADRDRKKRTNRMLISMVAIFGISWLPLNLINIFNDFYAQMTEWNYYYVSFFLAHSMAMASTCYNPFLYAWLNDNFRKEFKQVLPFFESTGGVRNGYNSGRMPTNKADKACNGNETIQETLLASSFNRGPSIKQRVLESSGRKDTVEVENILLEDKTLATFRTKNDNVNLQLIDEESQFNDANEIKPSI, from the coding sequence ATGCATCTCAACAACACCTTCGTCGGGGGCGTCCTGATCCTGAAGACCTTCACCGGGGAGTCAGTGGAAGTGATCGACGAGCCGAAATCGAATCGGACCACCGATATCATCGACGTCAAATACGTTCAGATCGCCTTCTGCTTCCTCTACACCATCATCTTCGTGCTCGGAGTCTTCGGAAATGTCCTCGTGTGCTTCGTGGTGTTCCGCAACAGGGCCATGCAGACCGTGACCAATTTGTTCATAACGAACCTCGCGTTATCCGACATCCTGCTATGCGTGTTCGCCGTCCCGCTCACTCCCATGTACACGTTCCTCGGACGATGGGTCTTCGGCCGGCTGCTCTGTCACCTGATGCCGTACGCGCAAGGCACGAGCGTCTACATATCGACGCTCACCCTGACCTCGATTGCCATAGATAGATTCTTCGTCATCATCTACCCGTTCCACCCGAGGATGAAGCTGAACACGTGCATCCTGATCATAATCTTCATTTGGGTGTTCTCGCTGGTGGTGACGTGCCCCTACGGCTTGTTCATGGGCATTCAGATAACGAACAACAAGACGTACTGCGAGGAGAGCTGGCCCTCCGACAAGTCGAGGAAGATCTTCGGCGTGTGCACGACCGTGCTACAATTCCTAATCCCATTCCTCGTAATAGCCGTCTGCTACACGTGCGTCAGCATAAGATTGAACGACCGAGCGCGCACGAAGCCCGGCGCCAAGAACTCCAGGAGGGAGGAAGCGGACCGAGATAGAAAAAAGAGAACCAACAGAATGCTGATATCGATGGTGGCCATTTTCGGTATATCCTGGCTGCCGCTGAACCTCATAAACATATTCAACGACTTCTACGCGCAGATGACGGAGTGGAACTATTACTACGTGTCCTTCTTCCTCGCGCACTCGATGGCGATGGCGTCGACGTGCTACAACCCGTTCCTCTACGCGTGGCTCAACGACAACTTCAGGAAGGAGTTCAAGCAGGTGCTGCCTTTTTTCGAGTCGACCGGCGGCGTCCGGAACGGGTACAACTCCGGCCGGATGCCGACGAACAAGGCCGACAAGGCATGCAACGGGAACGAGACGATCCAGGAGACGCTGCTGGCCTCCTCGTTCAACCGAGGGCCGTCAATAAAGCAGCGAGTGCTGGAGAGCAGTGGCCGGAAGGACACCGTCGAAGTTGAGAACATTCTATTGGAGGACAAAACGCTCGCGACTTTTCGCACTAAAAACGACAACGTCAATTTACAACTGATAGACGAGGAGTCGCAGTTTAACGACGCCAACGAAATAAAACCGTCTATATAA